The Oncorhynchus tshawytscha isolate Ot180627B linkage group LG05, Otsh_v2.0, whole genome shotgun sequence genome includes a window with the following:
- the LOC112250566 gene encoding mitogen-activated protein kinase-binding protein 1-like isoform X5, with the protein MAVDGHGSTIKSRIKNLLRKNRKENLADKVTLERVLGITTSGNSGLACDPHSGLVAYPAGCVVVLLNPKKNRQHHILNTSRKTITALSFSSDGKYLVTGESGHLPAVRVWEVCEFRQVAELQEHKYGVSCVAFSPNSKYIVSVGYQHDMMVHVWAWKKNTIIAANKVSSKVTAVSFSEDSSYFVTAGNRHVKFWYLDHSKSIEASAPVPLLGRSGLLMLSLILITLVFLLSVQASAPVPLLGRSGLLGELRNNFFCDVACGRGSKAESTFCITTSGLLCEFNSKRMLDKWVDLRTSVARALCVSEELIFCGCADGMVRTFSPADLGFICTLPRPHHLGTDVSSITQASHLFSNKMSARYPDSVAVTYDPASHWLSCVYNDHSLYVWDVRDLHRVGKVHSALYHAACVWDLQMVPEVPESGLSSGEFLSCSADNTVRLWSTERQGHTHPQNVLSKDLLKVLYVDENTTALVETEGSVSVSTEKTDGQTAETRTGIRTICVSPDGKHLASGDRNGMLRVHDLSSMTEIQKVEAHDSEILCLEYSKPETGLKLLATASRDRLIHVLDAEKDYGLVQTLDEHSSSITSVRFAANDNKVRMISCGADKSIYFRTAHRTDGGTEFRRSHHVVRKTTLYDMDVEPSCKYAAVGCQDRCIRIFNISNGKQKTFYKGSQTEDGSLLKVQTDPSGQYIATSCSDKNISIFDFRSGVCVATMFGHSEIVTGIKFTNDCKHLISVSGDSCIFVWRLAPELTMSMRERLSQLRRTPLTPPCNTSTLRLSPAPCHSRIHRRREVYSAPALGLMSSESDREVEDSEERDDPCDLEQITVNSNTSSGSSHDDDAGASDEGQDWESKKALDSPLAPEPSSRPRRRWSCRMGSLELMVKSMLDLRQLEAFSITGSSHKKGPASRLKASDAGSTSSLQGASDLEERVKRRHYAAWLTPNSDSDLGTQGSDGRVLYPEGSDYAARRRGSDYLVKESPRSLSRGNHGPESQDRQSPDSACSVGYRSRALTPDPDHGDSEGTAEPLSSDEDSSDLEDEEEEEDEEEEEDDEEERKMEVSSMDEAMRKVSDPLEDGHHQAFLRHHFETLAEPSNMEEHSTAPNVSMSARFLARGSYNRRTPLFSKAHEREQGPLVSKVRPLMEGGKSHEDRERPMTPARGQEGTKLEVCAPERGTVLRSHPQKKRPLGAHLWRMSSPLARAPALLDRAAGLQKTQSVQNLATEVPRSLNPSSGRGEMCPRPQHLPLDIHPSKAHSCFPSPTSTSPPPSLVSCLPLEFPKLRSPCDYMSPTTSSMAKTSHSASLTEGFHLGLLSCHASLTPQGLEDGSGGSRNTPNSPKSRKPFCGLLEAEPPRPTSSSPCFPSSHSLCSRSSSLSSPSPCPLPGPSPSPCATVSNPSLPLSIQPSRIPLPSKQPLSPRCSLCPETKPQPDWTVSPTRDLALGKQHQSMPELFFVKFQGY; encoded by the exons ATGGCAGTAGACGGGCACGGGTCAACAATAAAAAGTCGGATAAAGAACCTGCTGCGGAAGAATCGGAAGGAAAACCTTGCAGACAAG GTGACTTTGGAGAGGGTCCTGGGAATCACAACCTCTGGCAACAGTGGTCTGGCCTGTGACCCCCACTCTGGTCTTGTGGCCTATCCTGCTGG CTGTGTGGTGGTTCTGCTGAACCCCAAGAAGAACAGACAGCACCACATCCTGAATACATCCAG GAAAACTATCACAGCTCTGTCCTTCTCTTCAGATGGCAAATACTTGGTCACAGGAGAG TCGGGTCACCTGCCTGCGGTGCGTGTGTGGGAGGTGTGTGAGTTTCGGCAGGTGGCGGAGCTGCAGGAACATAAGTATGGCGTATCCTGTGTGGCCTTCTCTCCCAACAGTAAATACATTGTCAGCGTGGGTTACCAGCACGACATGATGGTCCACGTCTGGGCATGGAAG AAGAACACAATAATTGCTGCTAACAAGGTGTCCAGTAAGGTGACAGCAGTGTCATTCTCTGAGGATAGCTCCTACTTTGtgacagcagggaacagacacGTCAAGTTCTGGTACCTGGACCACTCCAAATCTATCGAG GCCAGTGCCCCAGTCCCTCTGCTGGGGCGCTCTGGGCTCCTGATGCTAAGTCTCATACTAATAACACTAGTGTTTCTGTTGTCTGTGCAGGCCAGTGCCCCAGTCCCTCTGCTGGGGCGCTCTGGGCTCCTGGGGGAGCTGAGGAACAACTTCTTTTGCGATGTGGCGTGTGGGCGGGGCTCTAAGGCCGAAAGCACCTTCTGTATCACCACTTCCGGCCTGCTCTGTGAGTTCAACTCCAAAAGGATGCTGGACAAGTGGGTGGACTTACGG ACCAGTGTGGCCagggctctgtgtgtgtcagaggagctGATCTTCTGTGGCTGTGCTGATGGGATGGTGCGAACCTTCAGCCCTGCTGACCTGGGGTTCATCTGTACCCTGCCAAGACCACACCACCTTGGCACTGACGTGTCTAGCATCACCCAGGCcag CCACCTGTTCTCCAACAAGATGTCTGCCCGCTACCCTGACTCTGTGGCGGTGACCTATGACCCGGCCagtcattggttgagctgtgtgtatAACGACCACAGCCTGTATGTGTGGGATGTCAGAGACCTCCACAGGGTAGGCAAGGTGCATTCTGCCCTCTACCATGCCGCCTGTGTCTGGGACCTACAG atGGTCCCGGAGGTCCCAGAGTCTGGCCTGTCTTCGGGAGAGTTCCTCAGCTGTTCAGCAGACAACACTGTCCGACTGTGGAGTACAGAGAGGCAGGGACACACACATCCGCAGAATGTTCTCAGTAAG GACTTGCTGAAGGTGCTCTATGTGGATGAAAACACCACCGCCCTGGTGGAAACGGAGGGAAGTGTGTCTGTTAGCACAGAgaagacggacggacagacggcaGAGACCAGGACAGGCATTAGGACCATCTGTGTCAGCCCCGATGGGAAACACCTGGCGTCTGGAGACCGCAACGGGATGCTGAG ggTTCATGACCTCAGCAGTATGACAGAGATTCAGAAGGTGGAGGCCCATGACTCTGAGATCCTGTGTCTGGAATACTCTAAACCAGAGACTGGTCTGAAGCTGTTAGCCACCGCTAGCCGCGACCGTCTGATCCACGTCCTGGATGCTGAGAAAGACTACGGCCTAGTCCAGACCCTGGATGAACACTCTTCATCCATCACCTCTGTCCGATTCGCTG CCAATGACAACAaggtgaggatgatcagctgtggAGCAGACAAGAGCATCTACTTCCGTACGGCTCACAGG ACAGACGGAGGTACAGAGTTCAGGCGCTCTCACCACGTGGTGAGAAAGACCACTCTGTATGACATGGATGTAGAGCCCAGCTGTAAGTACGCTGCCGTGGGCTGCCAGGACCGATGCATCAGGATCTTCAACATCAGCAATGGGAAGCAGAAGACATTCTACAAGGGTTCACAGACTGAGGATGGCAGCCTGCTTAAG GTGCAGACTGATCCATCTGGTCAGTACATTGCCACCAGCTGCTCTGATAAGAACATCAGCATCTTTGACTTCCGCTCTGGAGTGTGTGTGGCCACCATGTTCGGACACTCTG AGATAGTGACTGGGATCAAGTTCACCAACGACTGTAAACATCTGATCTCTGTGTCTGGGGACAG CTGTATCTTCGTGTGGCGTCTGGCTCCAGAGCTAACCATGAGTATGAGAGAACGCCTTTCCCAACTAAGACGAACCCCCCTCACACCCCCCTgcaacacatccacactcag ACTAAGCCCCGCTCCCTGTCACTCAAGGATCCACCGCAG GCGTGAGGTGTACAGTGCACCGGCTCTTGGTCTGATGTCATCAGAGAGTGACCGTGAGGTGGAGGATTCAGAGGAGAGGGACGATCCCTGTGACCTGGAACAGATCACAGTAAACAGTAACACCTCCTCAGGGAGTAGCCATGACGACGACGCAG GTGCCTCGGATGAAGGACAGGACTGGGAATCAAAGAAG gccCTAGACAGCCCTCTGGCCCCTGAGCCCTCCAGTCGGCCCCGGCGTCGCTGGTCCTGTCGTATGGGTTCTCTGGAACTCATGGTCAAGTCTATGCTGGACCTGAGACAGCTAGAGGCCTTCTCCATCACCGGCTCCTCTCACAAGAAAGGCCCGGCCTCCCGGCTCAAAGCGAGCGACGCAGGGAGCACCTCCAGCCTGCAAGGGGCCTCG GACTTGGAGGAGCGGGTTAAGAGACGTCACTATGCTGCCTGGCTGACCCCCAACTCTGACTCTGACCTGGGCACCCAGGGGTCTGATGGACGTGTGCTGTACCCTGAGGGTAGCGATTACGCTGCCAGACGACGGGGCAG tGATTACCTGGTGAAGGAGTCTCCCCGCAGCCTGAGTAGGGGGAACCATGGGCCGGAGAGCCAGGACAGACAGAGCCCAGACAGTGCCTGTTCTGTGGGCTATAGGAGTAGAGCGCTTACTCCTGACCCGGATCATGGAG ACTCTGAGGGCACAGCAGAGCCTCTAAGCTCAGACGAGGACAGTTCTGacctggaggatgaggaggaggaagaggatgaggaggaggaagaggatgatgaggaggagaggaagatggaagTGTCTAGTATGGATGAGGCGATGAGGAAAGTCTCTGACCCTCTAGAAGACGGTCACCATCAGGCCTTCCTCAGACACCACTTTGAAACACTGGCTGAGCCCAGCAATATGG AAGAGCACAGCACAGCTCCCAACGTCAGCATGTCAGCGCGATTCCTGGCCAGAGGCTCCTACAACAG GAGAACCCCTCTGTTTTCCAAGGCCCATGAGAGGGAGCAGGGGCCCTTGGTGTCCAAGGTGAGACCACTGATGGAGGGGGGGAAGAGCCACGAAGACAGGGAGAGGCCCATGACCCCTGCGAGAGGGCAGGAGGGGACAAA ACTGGAGGTGTGTGCTCCAGAAAGGGGCACTGTGCTGCGTTCCCACCCCCAGAAGAAGAGGCCTCTTGGGGCTCATCTGTGGAGGATGTCAAGCCCCCTGGCCAGAGCTCCAGCCCTGCTGGACAGAGCAGCTGGACTACAGAAGACCCAGTCTGTACAGAACCTGGCCACAGAGG TCCCCCGCTCCCTAAACCCCTCCAGTGGTAGAGGAGAGATGTGCCCTCGCCCCCAGCACCTCCCCCTCGATATACACCCTTCCAAAGCCCACTCCTGCTTCCCTtctcccacctctacctcccctcccccctctcttgtCTCCTGCCTGCCCTTAGAATTCCCCAAGCTCAGATCCCCCTGCGACTACATGAGTCCCACCACCAGCTCCATGGCCAAGACCAGCCACTCTGCATCCCTGACAGAGGGCTTCCATCTGGGCTTACTGTCCTGCCATGCTTCCCTAACACCACAAGGCCTGGAGGATGGTAGTGGAGGGAGTAGAAACACACCTAACAGCCCCAAGAGCAGGAAGCCTTTTTGTGGGCTACTGGAGGCTGAACCACCCCGccccacttcctcctctccttgtttcccctcttcccactctctctgttcccgctcctcttctctctcttccccttctccctgtcctctccctggcccctccccttctccatgTGCGACAGTCTCCAATCCCAGTTTGCCCCTGAGCATCCAACCCTCCCGCATTCCCCTGCCCAGCAAACAGCCACTCAGCCCTCGGTGCAGCCTCTGCCCGGAGACCAAACCGCAACCTGATTGGACTGTTTCCCCGACAAGAGACCTTGCCCTCGGGAAACAACACCAAAGTATGCCAGAATTGTTTTTTGTAAAGTTTCAAGGTTATTAG
- the LOC112250566 gene encoding mitogen-activated protein kinase-binding protein 1-like isoform X2 has protein sequence MAVDGHGSTIKSRIKNLLRKNRKENLADKVTLERVLGITTSGNSGLACDPHSGLVAYPAGCVVVLLNPKKNRQHHILNTSRKTITALSFSSDGKYLVTGESGHLPAVRVWEVCEFRQVAELQEHKYGVSCVAFSPNSKYIVSVGYQHDMMVHVWAWKKNTIIAANKVSSKVTAVSFSEDSSYFVTAGNRHVKFWYLDHSKSIEASAPVPLLGRSGLLMLSLILITLVFLLSVQASAPVPLLGRSGLLGELRNNFFCDVACGRGSKAESTFCITTSGLLCEFNSKRMLDKWVDLRTSVARALCVSEELIFCGCADGMVRTFSPADLGFICTLPRPHHLGTDVSSITQASHLFSNKMSARYPDSVAVTYDPASHWLSCVYNDHSLYVWDVRDLHRVGKVHSALYHAACVWDLQMVPEVPESGLSSGEFLSCSADNTVRLWSTERQGHTHPQNVLSKDLLKVLYVDENTTALVETEGSVSVSTEKTDGQTAETRTGIRTICVSPDGKHLASGDRNGMLRVHDLSSMTEIQKVEAHDSEILCLEYSKPETGLKLLATASRDRLIHVLDAEKDYGLVQTLDEHSSSITSVRFAANDNKVRMISCGADKSIYFRTAHRTDGGTEFRRSHHVVRKTTLYDMDVEPSCKYAAVGCQDRCIRIFNISNGKQKTFYKGSQTEDGSLLKVQTDPSGQYIATSCSDKNISIFDFRSGVCVATMFGHSEIVTGIKFTNDCKHLISVSGDSCIFVWRLAPELTMSMRERLSQLRRTPLTPPCNTSTLRLSPAPCHSRIHRRREVYSAPALGLMSSESDREVEDSEERDDPCDLEQITVNSNTSSGSSHDDDAGASDEGQDWESKKALDSPLAPEPSSRPRRRWSCRMGSLELMVKSMLDLRQLEAFSITGSSHKKGPASRLKASDAGSTSSLQGASDLEERVKRRHYAAWLTPNSDSDLGTQGSDGRVLYPEGSDYAARRRGSDYLVKESPRSLSRGNHGPESQDRQSPDSACSVGYRSRALTPDPDHGDSEGTAEPLSSDEDSSDLEDEEEEEDEEEEEDDEEERKMEVSSMDEAMRKVSDPLEDGHHQAFLRHHFETLAEPSNMEHSTAPNVSMSARFLARGSYNRRTPLFSKAHEREQGPLVSKVRPLMEGGKSHEDRERPMTPARGQEGTKLEVCAPERGTVLRSHPQKKRPLGAHLWRMSSPLARAPALLDRAAGLQKTQSVQNLATEVPRSLNPSSGRGEMCPRPQHLPLDIHPSKAHSCFPSPTSTSPPPSLVSCLPLEFPKLRSPCDYMSPTTSSMAKTSHSASLTEGFHLGLLSCHASLTPQGLEDGSGGSRNTPNSPKSRKPFCGLLEAEPPRPTSSSPCFPSSHSLCSRSSSLSSPSPCPLPGPSPSPCATVSNPSLPLSIQPSRIPLPSKQPLSPRCSLCPETKPQPDWTVSPTRDLALGKQHQTFGKRLSLTTAQMQGLRGNVQLVSVSPTSLPIKHSESAPDLEAVCREPLLVSVQASTLTFHPQPGLNRRRRSSIILTATLPLRHSISLPPLHPSLHHKCLCAFWPVCPSVTVPSYCQHCCMNDPPVTVEICRRAVAELHNSVRRATQLYTTVLSSGLEVNAEQREMETVLFEALGTVKTELDSLPHLEHRSKGLRGEVAMRGEVGVKGEGDRTLALLQQYSELLLKSVEKRLDNKI, from the exons ATGGCAGTAGACGGGCACGGGTCAACAATAAAAAGTCGGATAAAGAACCTGCTGCGGAAGAATCGGAAGGAAAACCTTGCAGACAAG GTGACTTTGGAGAGGGTCCTGGGAATCACAACCTCTGGCAACAGTGGTCTGGCCTGTGACCCCCACTCTGGTCTTGTGGCCTATCCTGCTGG CTGTGTGGTGGTTCTGCTGAACCCCAAGAAGAACAGACAGCACCACATCCTGAATACATCCAG GAAAACTATCACAGCTCTGTCCTTCTCTTCAGATGGCAAATACTTGGTCACAGGAGAG TCGGGTCACCTGCCTGCGGTGCGTGTGTGGGAGGTGTGTGAGTTTCGGCAGGTGGCGGAGCTGCAGGAACATAAGTATGGCGTATCCTGTGTGGCCTTCTCTCCCAACAGTAAATACATTGTCAGCGTGGGTTACCAGCACGACATGATGGTCCACGTCTGGGCATGGAAG AAGAACACAATAATTGCTGCTAACAAGGTGTCCAGTAAGGTGACAGCAGTGTCATTCTCTGAGGATAGCTCCTACTTTGtgacagcagggaacagacacGTCAAGTTCTGGTACCTGGACCACTCCAAATCTATCGAG GCCAGTGCCCCAGTCCCTCTGCTGGGGCGCTCTGGGCTCCTGATGCTAAGTCTCATACTAATAACACTAGTGTTTCTGTTGTCTGTGCAGGCCAGTGCCCCAGTCCCTCTGCTGGGGCGCTCTGGGCTCCTGGGGGAGCTGAGGAACAACTTCTTTTGCGATGTGGCGTGTGGGCGGGGCTCTAAGGCCGAAAGCACCTTCTGTATCACCACTTCCGGCCTGCTCTGTGAGTTCAACTCCAAAAGGATGCTGGACAAGTGGGTGGACTTACGG ACCAGTGTGGCCagggctctgtgtgtgtcagaggagctGATCTTCTGTGGCTGTGCTGATGGGATGGTGCGAACCTTCAGCCCTGCTGACCTGGGGTTCATCTGTACCCTGCCAAGACCACACCACCTTGGCACTGACGTGTCTAGCATCACCCAGGCcag CCACCTGTTCTCCAACAAGATGTCTGCCCGCTACCCTGACTCTGTGGCGGTGACCTATGACCCGGCCagtcattggttgagctgtgtgtatAACGACCACAGCCTGTATGTGTGGGATGTCAGAGACCTCCACAGGGTAGGCAAGGTGCATTCTGCCCTCTACCATGCCGCCTGTGTCTGGGACCTACAG atGGTCCCGGAGGTCCCAGAGTCTGGCCTGTCTTCGGGAGAGTTCCTCAGCTGTTCAGCAGACAACACTGTCCGACTGTGGAGTACAGAGAGGCAGGGACACACACATCCGCAGAATGTTCTCAGTAAG GACTTGCTGAAGGTGCTCTATGTGGATGAAAACACCACCGCCCTGGTGGAAACGGAGGGAAGTGTGTCTGTTAGCACAGAgaagacggacggacagacggcaGAGACCAGGACAGGCATTAGGACCATCTGTGTCAGCCCCGATGGGAAACACCTGGCGTCTGGAGACCGCAACGGGATGCTGAG ggTTCATGACCTCAGCAGTATGACAGAGATTCAGAAGGTGGAGGCCCATGACTCTGAGATCCTGTGTCTGGAATACTCTAAACCAGAGACTGGTCTGAAGCTGTTAGCCACCGCTAGCCGCGACCGTCTGATCCACGTCCTGGATGCTGAGAAAGACTACGGCCTAGTCCAGACCCTGGATGAACACTCTTCATCCATCACCTCTGTCCGATTCGCTG CCAATGACAACAaggtgaggatgatcagctgtggAGCAGACAAGAGCATCTACTTCCGTACGGCTCACAGG ACAGACGGAGGTACAGAGTTCAGGCGCTCTCACCACGTGGTGAGAAAGACCACTCTGTATGACATGGATGTAGAGCCCAGCTGTAAGTACGCTGCCGTGGGCTGCCAGGACCGATGCATCAGGATCTTCAACATCAGCAATGGGAAGCAGAAGACATTCTACAAGGGTTCACAGACTGAGGATGGCAGCCTGCTTAAG GTGCAGACTGATCCATCTGGTCAGTACATTGCCACCAGCTGCTCTGATAAGAACATCAGCATCTTTGACTTCCGCTCTGGAGTGTGTGTGGCCACCATGTTCGGACACTCTG AGATAGTGACTGGGATCAAGTTCACCAACGACTGTAAACATCTGATCTCTGTGTCTGGGGACAG CTGTATCTTCGTGTGGCGTCTGGCTCCAGAGCTAACCATGAGTATGAGAGAACGCCTTTCCCAACTAAGACGAACCCCCCTCACACCCCCCTgcaacacatccacactcag ACTAAGCCCCGCTCCCTGTCACTCAAGGATCCACCGCAG GCGTGAGGTGTACAGTGCACCGGCTCTTGGTCTGATGTCATCAGAGAGTGACCGTGAGGTGGAGGATTCAGAGGAGAGGGACGATCCCTGTGACCTGGAACAGATCACAGTAAACAGTAACACCTCCTCAGGGAGTAGCCATGACGACGACGCAG GTGCCTCGGATGAAGGACAGGACTGGGAATCAAAGAAG gccCTAGACAGCCCTCTGGCCCCTGAGCCCTCCAGTCGGCCCCGGCGTCGCTGGTCCTGTCGTATGGGTTCTCTGGAACTCATGGTCAAGTCTATGCTGGACCTGAGACAGCTAGAGGCCTTCTCCATCACCGGCTCCTCTCACAAGAAAGGCCCGGCCTCCCGGCTCAAAGCGAGCGACGCAGGGAGCACCTCCAGCCTGCAAGGGGCCTCG GACTTGGAGGAGCGGGTTAAGAGACGTCACTATGCTGCCTGGCTGACCCCCAACTCTGACTCTGACCTGGGCACCCAGGGGTCTGATGGACGTGTGCTGTACCCTGAGGGTAGCGATTACGCTGCCAGACGACGGGGCAG tGATTACCTGGTGAAGGAGTCTCCCCGCAGCCTGAGTAGGGGGAACCATGGGCCGGAGAGCCAGGACAGACAGAGCCCAGACAGTGCCTGTTCTGTGGGCTATAGGAGTAGAGCGCTTACTCCTGACCCGGATCATGGAG ACTCTGAGGGCACAGCAGAGCCTCTAAGCTCAGACGAGGACAGTTCTGacctggaggatgaggaggaggaagaggatgaggaggaggaagaggatgatgaggaggagaggaagatggaagTGTCTAGTATGGATGAGGCGATGAGGAAAGTCTCTGACCCTCTAGAAGACGGTCACCATCAGGCCTTCCTCAGACACCACTTTGAAACACTGGCTGAGCCCAGCAATATGG AGCACAGCACAGCTCCCAACGTCAGCATGTCAGCGCGATTCCTGGCCAGAGGCTCCTACAACAG GAGAACCCCTCTGTTTTCCAAGGCCCATGAGAGGGAGCAGGGGCCCTTGGTGTCCAAGGTGAGACCACTGATGGAGGGGGGGAAGAGCCACGAAGACAGGGAGAGGCCCATGACCCCTGCGAGAGGGCAGGAGGGGACAAA ACTGGAGGTGTGTGCTCCAGAAAGGGGCACTGTGCTGCGTTCCCACCCCCAGAAGAAGAGGCCTCTTGGGGCTCATCTGTGGAGGATGTCAAGCCCCCTGGCCAGAGCTCCAGCCCTGCTGGACAGAGCAGCTGGACTACAGAAGACCCAGTCTGTACAGAACCTGGCCACAGAGG TCCCCCGCTCCCTAAACCCCTCCAGTGGTAGAGGAGAGATGTGCCCTCGCCCCCAGCACCTCCCCCTCGATATACACCCTTCCAAAGCCCACTCCTGCTTCCCTtctcccacctctacctcccctcccccctctcttgtCTCCTGCCTGCCCTTAGAATTCCCCAAGCTCAGATCCCCCTGCGACTACATGAGTCCCACCACCAGCTCCATGGCCAAGACCAGCCACTCTGCATCCCTGACAGAGGGCTTCCATCTGGGCTTACTGTCCTGCCATGCTTCCCTAACACCACAAGGCCTGGAGGATGGTAGTGGAGGGAGTAGAAACACACCTAACAGCCCCAAGAGCAGGAAGCCTTTTTGTGGGCTACTGGAGGCTGAACCACCCCGccccacttcctcctctccttgtttcccctcttcccactctctctgttcccgctcctcttctctctcttccccttctccctgtcctctccctggcccctccccttctccatgTGCGACAGTCTCCAATCCCAGTTTGCCCCTGAGCATCCAACCCTCCCGCATTCCCCTGCCCAGCAAACAGCCACTCAGCCCTCGGTGCAGCCTCTGCCCGGAGACCAAACCGCAACCTGATTGGACTGTTTCCCCGACAAGAGACCTTGCCCTCGGGAAACAACACCAAA CCTTCGGTAAACGCCTCTCCCTGACTACGGCCCAGATGCAAGGGCTTCGGGGTAACGTCCAGCTGGTGTCCGTCTCACCTACCTCGCTTCCTATAAAGCACTCGGAGAG TGCTCCAGATTTGGAGGCGGTGTGTAGAGAGCCCCTTCTAGTGTCGGTCCAGGCCAGCACCTTGACTTTCCACCCCCAGCCAGGTCTGAATCGACGCAGACGCTCCTCTATCATCCTCACCGCCACTCTTCCTCTCCgtcactccatctctctacctccgcTTCACCCTTCTCTTCATCACAAGTGTCTGTGTGCTTTCTGGCCTGTTTGTCCATCTGTTACTGTCCCTTCCTACTGTCAACACTGCTGCATGAACG ATCCCCCTGTCACTGTGGAAATCTGTAGACGGGCTGTAGCAGAGCTGCACAACAGTGTGAGGAGAGCCACCCAGCTCTATACTACG